In one window of Henckelia pumila isolate YLH828 chromosome 1, ASM3356847v2, whole genome shotgun sequence DNA:
- the LOC140874926 gene encoding uncharacterized protein, translating into MVNFSRISRQLLHLPILLLVLASAVHNSQAKTKNDQIKTKVYYSPKIELEPGMVSNKNYPSMDFPQGHVAIKSFEAEVVDQDYKSVPLTQVYLHHWIVDKYFQPTLNASLPPIFGNISGVCSGNALIQYFGSGSETRRTRSDVPDPYGIVVGNPSDAPAGYVEKWLLNVHVIDTRDVVDKLGCLECTCELYNVTRDGDGQPLPPDYYGGLSCCLDGTRCRMEQGYNKLDGNVTYYLKYTVKYLEWDPYIVPVRVFVLDATDIVTKTNNSQGIVYQHDCQVEYQVKSCNPRSIDLAKKFCIDTKSVSFTLPKGGNLVYGVGHQHVGGVGIALYGQGGRNICTSIPRYGTGKRDEPGNEFGYVVGFSTCYPKRGSVKISDGETLTLVSRYSSVRRHAGVMGLFNILLADS; encoded by the exons ATGGTCAACTTTTCAAGAATATCCCGGCAGCTGTTACATCTGCCAATCCTCCTTCTTGTCCTAGCTTCAGCAGTACATAACTCACAAGCCAAAACCAAGAATGATCAAATCAAAACCAAAGTGTACTACTCCCCAAAAATCGAGTTGGAACCAGGCATGGTCTCCAACAAAAACTACCCCAGCATGGATTTCCCCCAAGGCCACGTTGCCATCAAGAGCTTCGAAGCCGAGGTAGTCGACCAAGATTACAAATCGGTCCCTCTCACCCAAGTTTATCTACACCATTGGATCGTCGACAAATACTTCCAACCCACCCTAAACGCCAGCCTCCCCCCCATTTTCGGAAACATCAGTGGTGTGTGCAGCGGTAATGCTCTCATACAGTACTTTGGATCCGGGTCTGAGACGAGAAGGACCCGGAGCGACGTGCCGGACCCTTACGGGATAGTCGTCGGCAATCCGTCGGATGCTCCCGCCGGGTACGTGGAGAAATGGCTGCTCAACGTGCACGTTATCGACACACGAGACGTGGTGGATAAACTAGGATGTCTCGAGTGTACGTGCGAGCTGTACAACGTGACGAGGGACGGAGACGGCCAGCCCTTGCCGCCGGATTACTACGGCGGCTTGAGCTGTTGCCTGGATGGGACTAGGTGTAGGATGGAGCAAGGGTACAACAAGCTGGATGGGAATGTAACGTATTACTTGAAGTATACGGTGAAGTATTTGGAATGGGATCCGTACATCGTGCCGGTTAGAGTCTTTGTTCTTGATGCAACGGATATCGTAACAAAGACCAACAATTCACAAGGGATCGTTTATCAACATGATTGTCAG GTTGAGTATCAAGTGAAATCTTGCAACCCCAGAAGTATTGATTTGGCTAAGAAATTTTGCATCGACACAAAATCCGTGAGTTTTACGTTACCAAAAGGGGGCAATCTGGTATATGGAGTTGGGCATCAGCATGTTGGAGGCGTGGGTATTGCCCTTTATGGACAA GGAGGAAGAAATATATGTACGTCGATTCCAAGATACGGGACAGGAAAACGTGATGAACCTGGAAACGAATTTGGGTACGTTGTGGGATTTTCAACATGTTACCCAAAGCGAGGCTCGGTCAAAATTAGTGATGGGGAGACTCTGACTCTGGTATCTAGATATAGCAGTGTGAGAAGACATGCAGGAGTCATGGGACTCTTCAACATCTTGCTTGCTGATTCATGA